The genomic region TATGATGTGCAGATAACACTCGAAAACATACAAGAACAAAATACATTGATAAAAAATGCACTTCACCTCCTAAAGCCAAAAATTACTATTTCCTTTGTTACACCAAGTATTTTTGAAGAAAACACATTTAAAGGTGCGCTTGAGAATAAAATCTCAGTAAATGGGGGGGGGGGGTAAGTCTATATGATTGTCATATTTTAAATAAAAAATTACCTCTTAGACGCTTCTTAGACAAAAGGAGCGTAGCGTGAAATTTAGTGCTGTTGTTCCTTTCAAAACAAGCTCAAATATGAAAGAAAACTTTTTGCTTCTAAATAATAAGCCATTGTTTTTGTATATTTTTGAGACTTTACTTGCTACGCCTATGATTGATGAGGTAGTTTGCTATTGTGAAAATGAATTAGTAAGGGATTTTTTACCAAAAAATGTGCGTTTCTTAAAGCGTGAAAAATACTTAGATGGAGAATCTATAAAGCCTTGTGATATCCTCAAGGATTTAAGCACAAAGCTTGAGACGCAGTATTTTGTATTATGCGCCATAACAAGTCCTTTTATCAAAAGTCTTTCTATTGTTAAAGGCATAGAGGCAATTTTAGGGGGTAAGTTTGATTGTGCTTTTTCAGTGCAAAAACTCAAACGCTATGCGTGGTTTTTAGATGCGCCCATCAATTATTCTTTAGCAGAAAAAAGTGCTACAAAGGATCTTGCGCCTCTTTATATAGAAACAAAAGGTTTTTATATTTTTGAACGTGCTTTGGCATTGCAATATGGCAGGGATATAGGTTTTAATCCTTGCAAAATCGAAGTAAGCGATATTGAATCTATTAACATAAAGGAGGAAAGTGATTTAGAACTAGCCCAAATAGTTAGCAAGTTTATAAACACACAAACGCACACGCCCTATTTTTTACTTTCAAAACTTTGCAAACATATTATTTTAGATATGGATGGGGTTTTGATAGATTCTGAATATCTTATGTCTAAGGCATGGGAAAATTCTGGTGGCAGTGAGTTTGCGCCATTTAGTGAATATAAAAAACTTGTAGGCTTGCCATTTGATGATATTTGCTTAAAACTTGGTGTTCCAATGCTTGAAATCAAATCTCTTAAAGAAAGGTATTTTAATTTTTCGCAAGTACATGTCAATGAGGTAAGGCTTTTCCCAAATGTTAAAGAAACAC from Helicobacter himalayensis harbors:
- a CDS encoding HAD hydrolase-like protein — its product is MKFSAVVPFKTSSNMKENFLLLNNKPLFLYIFETLLATPMIDEVVCYCENELVRDFLPKNVRFLKREKYLDGESIKPCDILKDLSTKLETQYFVLCAITSPFIKSLSIVKGIEAILGGKFDCAFSVQKLKRYAWFLDAPINYSLAEKSATKDLAPLYIETKGFYIFERALALQYGRDIGFNPCKIEVSDIESINIKEESDLELAQIVSKFINTQTHTPYFLLSKLCKHIILDMDGVLIDSEYLMSKAWENSGGSEFAPFSEYKKLVGLPFDDICLKLGVPMLEIKSLKERYFNFSQVHVNEVRLFPNVKETLEFFIQKAVKISIVTSKNYEAAQNILKYFDLRVDLLVAPNLKLYEGRNKPFGDPLLYACFKNGVKPEESVYVGDMLSDYQTAKEAQIDFILASYGYGSLEVSANEIKDFSQLKLMFL